Proteins from a genomic interval of Treponema brennaborense DSM 12168:
- a CDS encoding CapA family protein, producing MNMLKRMLPAAAGFAVGAAFVCFAFAYKNARAVYGVYIDPLLTERCGTVSLPERFVRVDSPDGSGAKGLKGANGTNGTFPVALRIDVRTETGGLGVSASRTDPVPEDGLRFRYTLSEEPLFPIVERGADGRESVSLYAESAVPDGAAALPMDWKYAGDESYPAVSVTYAEGTYCLPLPEKLKIPLTHWLDAVFAAADAQPARPETAFIAAVGDIMAGRGVEALLLKDGGVEKVFTDTLPVLRANDILIGNLEGAVTGGTAKAVKTYTFKFNKKILPALREAGFTYLMVTNNHSFDYGLQGFTDTLAALAEYGIPTSGAGSSADEARRFYHTTVRGLPVAILSCGAYPVERSGFSGQRDAAARADRAGILWQSDDVFDLVRAEKEKGFFVIVNVHGGEEYVFTPSAAQKTFYTGLCDAGADVVFGSHPHVLQPVERYGSSLIAYSLGNFVFPGMEGMRGATDSLVVRLGVYNGRIRYTETYLAALSGTSVSLKKDR from the coding sequence AACCGTCTCTTTGCCCGAACGGTTCGTCCGGGTGGATTCGCCCGACGGTTCCGGGGCGAAGGGGCTGAAAGGGGCGAACGGAACGAACGGGACGTTTCCCGTCGCGCTCCGGATAGACGTGCGGACGGAGACGGGCGGGCTCGGAGTTTCCGCCTCCCGTACCGATCCGGTTCCGGAAGATGGCTTGCGCTTCCGGTATACGCTGAGTGAAGAGCCGCTGTTTCCGATTGTGGAACGCGGCGCGGACGGGCGGGAAAGCGTTTCCCTGTATGCGGAATCCGCCGTTCCCGACGGGGCGGCCGCGCTGCCGATGGATTGGAAATACGCGGGAGACGAATCGTATCCCGCCGTTTCCGTTACGTACGCCGAAGGAACGTATTGTCTGCCGCTGCCGGAAAAACTGAAAATTCCGCTGACGCACTGGCTCGACGCGGTTTTTGCGGCGGCGGACGCGCAGCCTGCCCGTCCGGAAACGGCGTTCATCGCAGCCGTAGGTGATATCATGGCTGGCCGCGGCGTGGAGGCGCTGCTGCTCAAGGACGGCGGCGTTGAAAAAGTGTTTACGGATACGCTTCCGGTGCTGCGCGCGAACGACATTCTGATCGGAAATCTTGAAGGTGCGGTAACGGGTGGCACTGCGAAAGCGGTTAAAACGTATACGTTTAAATTCAATAAAAAAATACTGCCTGCCTTACGGGAAGCGGGCTTTACGTATCTTATGGTTACGAACAACCATTCGTTCGATTACGGTTTGCAGGGTTTTACCGATACGCTCGCCGCGCTTGCCGAATACGGCATTCCGACATCCGGTGCCGGCAGCTCGGCGGACGAAGCGCGGCGGTTTTATCATACGACGGTGCGCGGACTGCCCGTCGCGATTTTATCGTGCGGTGCGTATCCGGTGGAACGATCCGGGTTCAGCGGTCAGCGCGACGCGGCCGCACGTGCAGACCGCGCGGGCATTTTGTGGCAGTCGGACGACGTGTTCGATTTGGTGCGCGCCGAAAAGGAAAAAGGGTTTTTCGTAATCGTCAACGTACACGGCGGAGAAGAGTACGTGTTTACGCCGTCCGCCGCTCAGAAAACGTTTTATACGGGTTTGTGCGATGCCGGCGCGGACGTTGTGTTCGGTTCCCATCCGCACGTTCTGCAGCCGGTCGAACGGTACGGCAGTTCGCTGATCGCGTATTCTCTGGGAAATTTCGTGTTTCCCGGAATGGAAGGTATGCGCGGCGCTACCGACAGCCTCGTCGTGCGGCTCGGCGTGTACAACGGCAGAATCAGATATACGGAAACGTATCTGGCCGCGCTGTCGGGAACTTCCGTTTCCCTCAAAAAAGACCGGTAA